From Columba livia isolate bColLiv1 breed racing homer chromosome 5, bColLiv1.pat.W.v2, whole genome shotgun sequence, one genomic window encodes:
- the OLFML1 gene encoding olfactomedin-like protein 1 isoform X1, whose amino-acid sequence MVVLQLQFLLVPLLASIMGAAQYMMQDAALMNYIDRRLLSLERLEKCNQDILDYVEEFRDFSKMVLLRLAGLNNYKAEVKSEVENLLTRIERAQRDIDYFGSVTDSHTCIEVHEDLVKQQLFEEAEEKKKLKLMLNASCDHMLAGIKSLKIVKKTGDKHGSWMKDPGKKHTKIYLLNGAVNNVIWEFANIMTFTESNHTLRARRVTLPFPWEGTGHIIYQGFLFYHRYGSLNEIIKFNIQKRNVTDQMLLPGAGRIPAYQLSPSTKIDLAIDEQGLWAIHAEPDTGGNIVITKINHITMAVEHTWDTSCSSKEAEAAFMACNTLYVVYNSPSGGTSRIRCVYDILDAVNTQEIPVLHFPKRQGSHSTIHYNPKEMQLFAWGDGSQIIYKLHTQQKV is encoded by the exons ATGGTAGTCTTGCAACTCCAATTTTTATTAGTTCCATTACTCGCAAGCATCATGGGAGCAGCACAATATATGATGCAAGATGCAGCACTGATGAACTACATTGACCGGCGTCTCCTATCTCTAGAG AGGCTGGAAAAATGCAACCAAGACATACTGGATTACGTGGAAGAATTCCGAGACTTTTCAAAGATGGTACTGTTGCGCCTGGCAGGACTCAACAATTATAAGGCTGAGGTTAAAAGTGAAGTAGAGAATTTGCTAACAAGAATTGAACGAGCACAAAGGGACATTGACTATTTTGGATCTGTCACAGATTCTCATACGTGCATAGAAGTACATGAAGACCTGGTAAAACAGCAGCTAtttgaagaagcagaagaaaaaaagaaacttaaacTCATGCTTAATGCAA GTTGTGACCACATGCTTGCAGGTATTAAGTCCCTAAAGATCGTTAAGAAGACTGGAGATAAGCATGGCTCTTGGATGAAAGATCCTGGCAAAAAACATACCAAGATTTATTTATTGAATGGTGCTGTAAATAATGTCATTTGGGAATTTGCAAATATCATGACATTCACAGAAAGCAATCATACACTGAGAGCTCGCAGAGTCACTTTGCCATTTCCCTGGGAAGGAACTGGCCATATAATATACCAGGGTTTCCTGTTCTATCACAGATATGGCTccttaaatgaaataattaaattcaaTATCCAGAAAAGAAATGTAACTGACCAAATGCTACTGCCAGGGGCTGGAAGGATTCCTGCCTATCAGCTTTCTCCCTCTACAAAAATAGATCTTGCCATTGATGAGCAAGGGCTCTGGGCAATCCATGCAGAGCCAGACACTGGAGGGAACATTGTAATTACTAAAATTAACCACATAACCATGGCAGTAGAGCACACTTGGGACACATCATGCAGCAGCAAGGAGGCTGAAGCAGCTTTCATGGCGTGCAACACACTCTATGTTGTCTACAACTCTCCTAGTGGAGGCACCTCTCGCATACGATGCGTTTATGACATTCTGGATGCTGTAAATACTCAGGAAATCCCAGTACTGCATTTTCCAAAACGCCAGGGTAGCCATTCCACTATACATTACAATCCTAAAGAAATGCAACTCTTTGCTTGGGGTGATGGATCCCAGATCATTTACAAGCTTCATACACagcaaaaagtttaa
- the OLFML1 gene encoding olfactomedin-like protein 1 isoform X3 produces MLNASCDHMLAGIKSLKIVKKTGDKHGSWMKDPGKKHTKIYLLNGAVNNVIWEFANIMTFTESNHTLRARRVTLPFPWEGTGHIIYQGFLFYHRYGSLNEIIKFNIQKRNVTDQMLLPGAGRIPAYQLSPSTKIDLAIDEQGLWAIHAEPDTGGNIVITKINHITMAVEHTWDTSCSSKEAEAAFMACNTLYVVYNSPSGGTSRIRCVYDILDAVNTQEIPVLHFPKRQGSHSTIHYNPKEMQLFAWGDGSQIIYKLHTQQKV; encoded by the exons ATGCTTAATGCAA GTTGTGACCACATGCTTGCAGGTATTAAGTCCCTAAAGATCGTTAAGAAGACTGGAGATAAGCATGGCTCTTGGATGAAAGATCCTGGCAAAAAACATACCAAGATTTATTTATTGAATGGTGCTGTAAATAATGTCATTTGGGAATTTGCAAATATCATGACATTCACAGAAAGCAATCATACACTGAGAGCTCGCAGAGTCACTTTGCCATTTCCCTGGGAAGGAACTGGCCATATAATATACCAGGGTTTCCTGTTCTATCACAGATATGGCTccttaaatgaaataattaaattcaaTATCCAGAAAAGAAATGTAACTGACCAAATGCTACTGCCAGGGGCTGGAAGGATTCCTGCCTATCAGCTTTCTCCCTCTACAAAAATAGATCTTGCCATTGATGAGCAAGGGCTCTGGGCAATCCATGCAGAGCCAGACACTGGAGGGAACATTGTAATTACTAAAATTAACCACATAACCATGGCAGTAGAGCACACTTGGGACACATCATGCAGCAGCAAGGAGGCTGAAGCAGCTTTCATGGCGTGCAACACACTCTATGTTGTCTACAACTCTCCTAGTGGAGGCACCTCTCGCATACGATGCGTTTATGACATTCTGGATGCTGTAAATACTCAGGAAATCCCAGTACTGCATTTTCCAAAACGCCAGGGTAGCCATTCCACTATACATTACAATCCTAAAGAAATGCAACTCTTTGCTTGGGGTGATGGATCCCAGATCATTTACAAGCTTCATACACagcaaaaagtttaa
- the OLFML1 gene encoding olfactomedin-like protein 1 isoform X2 — protein sequence MVVLQLQFLLVPLLASIMGAAQYMMQDAALMNYIDRRLLSLEKRLEKCNQDILDYVEEFRDFSKMVLLRLAGLNNYKAEVKSEVENLLTRIERAQRDIDYFGSVTDSHTCIEVHEDLVKQQLFEEAEEKKKLKLMLNASCDHMLAGIKSLKIVKKTGDKHGSWMKDPGKKHTKIYLLNGAVNNVIWEFANIMTFTESNHTLRARRVTLPFPWEGTGHIIYQGFLFYHRYGSLNEIIKFNIQKRNVTDQMLLPGAGRIPAYQLSPSTKIDLAIDEQGLWAIHAEPDTGGNIVITKINHITMAVEHTWDTSCSSKEAEAAFMACNTLYVVYNSPSGGTSRIRCVYDILDAVNTQEIPVLHFPKRQGSHSTIHYNPKEMQLFAWGDGSQIIYKLHTQQKV from the exons ATGGTAGTCTTGCAACTCCAATTTTTATTAGTTCCATTACTCGCAAGCATCATGGGAGCAGCACAATATATGATGCAAGATGCAGCACTGATGAACTACATTGACCGGCGTCTCCTATCTCTAGAG AAGAGGCTGGAAAAATGCAACCAAGACATACTGGATTACGTGGAAGAATTCCGAGACTTTTCAAAGATGGTACTGTTGCGCCTGGCAGGACTCAACAATTATAAGGCTGAGGTTAAAAGTGAAGTAGAGAATTTGCTAACAAGAATTGAACGAGCACAAAGGGACATTGACTATTTTGGATCTGTCACAGATTCTCATACGTGCATAGAAGTACATGAAGACCTGGTAAAACAGCAGCTAtttgaagaagcagaagaaaaaaagaaacttaaacTCATGCTTAATGCAA GTTGTGACCACATGCTTGCAGGTATTAAGTCCCTAAAGATCGTTAAGAAGACTGGAGATAAGCATGGCTCTTGGATGAAAGATCCTGGCAAAAAACATACCAAGATTTATTTATTGAATGGTGCTGTAAATAATGTCATTTGGGAATTTGCAAATATCATGACATTCACAGAAAGCAATCATACACTGAGAGCTCGCAGAGTCACTTTGCCATTTCCCTGGGAAGGAACTGGCCATATAATATACCAGGGTTTCCTGTTCTATCACAGATATGGCTccttaaatgaaataattaaattcaaTATCCAGAAAAGAAATGTAACTGACCAAATGCTACTGCCAGGGGCTGGAAGGATTCCTGCCTATCAGCTTTCTCCCTCTACAAAAATAGATCTTGCCATTGATGAGCAAGGGCTCTGGGCAATCCATGCAGAGCCAGACACTGGAGGGAACATTGTAATTACTAAAATTAACCACATAACCATGGCAGTAGAGCACACTTGGGACACATCATGCAGCAGCAAGGAGGCTGAAGCAGCTTTCATGGCGTGCAACACACTCTATGTTGTCTACAACTCTCCTAGTGGAGGCACCTCTCGCATACGATGCGTTTATGACATTCTGGATGCTGTAAATACTCAGGAAATCCCAGTACTGCATTTTCCAAAACGCCAGGGTAGCCATTCCACTATACATTACAATCCTAAAGAAATGCAACTCTTTGCTTGGGGTGATGGATCCCAGATCATTTACAAGCTTCATACACagcaaaaagtttaa